From one Streptomyces sp. CA-210063 genomic stretch:
- a CDS encoding LamB/YcsF family protein: protein MTDSVIDLNADLAEGYGRWTLTDDEALLSVVTSANIACGFHAGDAATMRRVCEGAAERGVTIGAHVSYQDLAGFGRRNMTVPADELAAEVAYQIGALEVFARAAGTKVAYVKPHGALYNRVVHDEEQADAVVRGIKLADPRLPVLCLPDSAILRQAEQAGMDGFTEAFADRAYTEAGTLVPRGTPGAVITDPQQVVERALALAVEGSTTTPDGKPVQIRARSLCLHGDTPGAVELAQRVRTALETAGVRVEACA from the coding sequence ATGACCGACAGCGTGATAGACCTCAACGCGGACCTCGCGGAAGGGTACGGCCGGTGGACACTCACCGACGACGAGGCCCTGTTGTCCGTGGTCACCAGCGCCAACATCGCCTGCGGCTTCCACGCGGGCGATGCCGCGACCATGCGCAGGGTCTGCGAGGGCGCGGCCGAACGGGGCGTGACCATCGGAGCACATGTCTCCTACCAAGATCTGGCCGGGTTCGGGCGCAGGAACATGACCGTGCCCGCGGATGAGCTGGCCGCCGAGGTCGCCTATCAGATCGGCGCACTCGAGGTGTTCGCCCGGGCGGCGGGAACGAAGGTCGCCTACGTCAAGCCGCACGGGGCACTGTACAACCGAGTGGTGCACGACGAGGAACAGGCCGACGCTGTCGTCCGCGGTATCAAACTGGCCGATCCCCGTCTGCCGGTGTTGTGCCTGCCCGACTCGGCCATCCTCCGCCAGGCAGAGCAGGCCGGCATGGACGGCTTCACCGAGGCGTTCGCGGACCGCGCGTACACCGAGGCAGGGACCCTGGTCCCGCGGGGCACTCCGGGCGCCGTGATCACCGATCCCCAGCAGGTCGTCGAACGGGCCCTCGCGCTTGCCGTCGAGGGCAGTACCACCACACCCGACGGCAAGCCCGTACAGATACGGGCCAGATCACTGTGCCTGCACGGCGACACACCCGGAGCAGTGGAACTGGCACAGCGGGTGCGCACGGCGCTCGAGACGGCCGGAGTCCGGGTGGAGGCGTGCGCATGA
- a CDS encoding 5-oxoprolinase subunit B family protein, with translation MRALPVGEDSLLIDLETPQEAQALHAEVLRRRDAGLLTTREIVPGEKTVLLYGVPDAEGLRAELSRWTVPEAAADSGPLLEIPVRYDGADLSAVARLWGVREDEVVRVHSGTEHRVAFCGFAPGFAYMTGLPDAYHVPRRDAPRTSVPKGSVALAGPYTGIYPRSSPGGWQLLGTTQAPLWDMEREPAALLTPGTRVRFIPQEPHRELSGKPMSAGTLASAGRGKRVRCP, from the coding sequence ATGAGGGCGCTGCCGGTCGGAGAGGACTCACTGCTGATCGACCTGGAGACTCCGCAGGAGGCTCAGGCTCTGCACGCGGAGGTGTTGCGACGCCGCGACGCGGGGCTCCTGACGACCAGGGAGATCGTTCCCGGAGAGAAGACGGTTCTGCTCTACGGAGTCCCGGACGCAGAAGGTCTGCGTGCCGAGCTGAGCCGGTGGACCGTACCGGAGGCGGCTGCGGACAGCGGCCCGCTGCTGGAGATTCCGGTCCGCTACGACGGCGCCGACCTCAGCGCCGTCGCCCGGTTGTGGGGCGTGAGAGAAGACGAAGTGGTGCGCGTACACAGCGGCACCGAGCACCGGGTCGCCTTCTGCGGATTCGCCCCGGGATTCGCCTACATGACGGGGCTTCCCGACGCCTACCATGTACCACGGCGCGACGCTCCGCGCACCTCGGTGCCCAAGGGCTCCGTTGCACTCGCCGGCCCGTACACCGGCATCTATCCAAGGTCCTCGCCGGGCGGCTGGCAGCTGCTCGGAACCACACAGGCTCCCCTGTGGGACATGGAACGCGAACCGGCGGCGCTGCTCACCCCTGGCACGCGGGTGCGGTTCATACCCCAGGAGCCGCACCGGGAACTGTCCGGGAAACCCATGTCCGCCGGAACACTCGCGTCCGCAGGGCGCGGCAAGCGCGTGAGGTGCCCGTGA
- a CDS encoding DUF4192 domain-containing protein — protein sequence MERRRRHASRSHHPAPAPQAAQDPHQEDGRQEDPRHHLNPEHSMRTTIGQANKATVDLIHDVIYNRQIPDDVDDSTIFKIANGLLNLPTRDIALAYIYPLEIGKARLLWEHALTVCTREGLTHLTPALHTLRGWTSWITGDMKQADRSLHDALVAQPTYSMAQLLHKAIVRSLPPVRVSRAFLRNRDEFERDADPGTAPESPDETELAPGLIAQQAASYRATELLMGLGSCTCCTDDIGRAAFNDSAELLLRILEAGPTGEQHLVCSIGVGDDSLVYTLHATRKPDGAVQLDSDEAFGFTTVLALGRAAALPGGLVSRTDSTPDGRDRIYGWRLAGYRLDPLTAGEIFDAYCTDTKTGDLISPEPNVDYCVPPPLDEDGPAPDHSH from the coding sequence CTGGAACGACGACGACGCCATGCAAGCCGAAGTCATCACCCCGCCCCCGCCCCCCAAGCCGCGCAGGACCCGCACCAAGAAGACGGCCGCCAAGAAGACCCCCGCCACCACCTGAACCCGGAGCACTCCATGCGTACCACCATCGGACAGGCCAACAAGGCCACCGTCGACCTCATCCACGACGTCATCTACAACCGGCAGATCCCGGACGACGTCGACGACTCCACGATCTTCAAGATCGCCAACGGCCTGCTCAACCTGCCCACCCGCGACATCGCCCTCGCCTACATCTACCCCCTCGAAATAGGCAAGGCCCGACTCCTGTGGGAACACGCCCTCACCGTCTGCACCAGAGAAGGCCTCACCCACCTCACCCCGGCACTCCACACCCTCCGAGGCTGGACCAGCTGGATCACGGGCGACATGAAGCAGGCCGACCGCTCCCTCCACGACGCCCTCGTCGCCCAACCCACCTACTCCATGGCGCAGCTGCTCCACAAGGCCATCGTCCGCTCCCTCCCGCCAGTGAGGGTGTCGAGAGCCTTTCTCCGGAACCGAGACGAGTTCGAGCGTGACGCCGACCCCGGTACCGCGCCCGAGAGCCCCGACGAGACCGAGCTCGCTCCCGGTCTCATCGCCCAGCAGGCGGCCTCGTACCGGGCGACGGAGCTTCTGATGGGACTTGGCTCCTGCACGTGCTGCACCGATGACATCGGCCGGGCGGCCTTCAACGACTCCGCGGAGCTACTGCTCCGGATTCTCGAAGCGGGCCCAACAGGAGAACAGCACCTGGTGTGCAGCATCGGGGTTGGGGACGACTCGCTCGTCTACACCCTCCACGCGACCCGGAAGCCGGACGGTGCCGTGCAGCTCGACTCGGACGAGGCCTTCGGTTTCACCACCGTCCTGGCCCTCGGGCGAGCCGCCGCCCTTCCCGGCGGCCTGGTCAGTCGCACCGATTCCACCCCCGATGGCCGCGACCGCATCTACGGATGGCGACTGGCCGGGTACCGGCTCGACCCCCTCACCGCGGGCGAGATCTTCGACGCCTACTGCACCGACACCAAGACCGGCGACCTCATCTCCCCCGAACCCAACGTCGACTACTGCGTACCGCCCCCGCTCGACGAGGACGGCCCGGCACCGGACCACAGCCACTGA
- a CDS encoding biotin-dependent carboxyltransferase family protein produces the protein MNASKLEVVRAGALTTLQDLGRFGHAGLGVPRSGALDQPAHRLANRLVGNTADAATLETTLTGVAVRADQPVTVAVTGAPASVRIDGRPAAWATPVHVPAGATLDVGAATCGLRSYVAVGGGIDVSPVLGSRSTDLLSGLGPAPLRDGDVLPLGVPQGLPRHADTVFWPQPPRELLLPVLPGPRDDWFTTAALRTLATARFTVSSQSNRIALRTDGPVLERAMHGELPSEGMVIGAIQVPPDGRPVVFLADCPTTGGYPVIGVVPERGLPAAAQAVPGLPLRFVPVRRRPRTG, from the coding sequence GTGAACGCAAGCAAGCTCGAGGTCGTACGGGCCGGCGCGCTCACCACCCTTCAGGACCTGGGGCGGTTCGGCCACGCCGGTCTGGGCGTACCCCGCTCGGGGGCGCTCGACCAGCCGGCCCACCGGCTGGCGAACCGGCTGGTGGGCAACACCGCCGACGCGGCAACTCTGGAGACCACGCTGACCGGGGTGGCGGTGCGCGCCGACCAGCCCGTGACCGTCGCGGTCACCGGGGCCCCCGCCTCCGTGCGGATCGACGGCCGCCCGGCCGCGTGGGCAACCCCCGTGCACGTACCGGCCGGTGCGACGCTCGACGTGGGCGCTGCCACCTGCGGCCTGCGCAGCTATGTGGCGGTGGGCGGCGGCATCGACGTCTCCCCCGTCCTGGGCAGTCGCTCCACCGATCTGCTCTCCGGCCTGGGGCCCGCCCCGCTGCGAGACGGAGACGTCCTGCCCCTGGGGGTGCCGCAGGGCCTGCCCCGTCACGCCGACACGGTGTTCTGGCCGCAACCGCCCCGGGAACTGCTGCTGCCGGTGCTGCCGGGTCCGCGGGACGACTGGTTCACCACCGCCGCTCTGCGCACTCTCGCCACCGCCCGGTTCACCGTCTCGTCCCAGAGCAATCGCATCGCCCTGCGGACGGACGGGCCCGTCCTGGAGCGCGCGATGCACGGCGAACTGCCCAGCGAGGGCATGGTGATCGGGGCGATCCAGGTGCCGCCCGACGGCAGACCGGTGGTCTTCCTCGCCGACTGCCCGACGACCGGTGGCTACCCGGTGATCGGTGTGGTGCCCGAGAGGGGGCTGCCCGCCGCCGCCCAGGCGGTGCCCGGCCTTCCCCTGCGCTTCGTCCCGGTCCGCCGCCGACCGCGAACCGGGTGA